A genome region from Physeter macrocephalus isolate SW-GA unplaced genomic scaffold, ASM283717v5 random_1767, whole genome shotgun sequence includes the following:
- the CHRM1 gene encoding muscarinic acetylcholine receptor M1 has protein sequence MNTSAPPAVSPNITVLAPGKGPWQVAFIGITTGLLSLATVTGNLLVLISFKVNTELKTVNNYFLLSLACADLIIGTFSMNLYTTYLLMGHWALGTLACDLWLALDYVASNASVMNLLLISFDRYFSVTRPLSYRAKRTPRRAALMIGLAWLVSFVLWAPAILFWQYLVGERTVLAGQCYIQFLSQPIITFGTAMAAFYLPVTVMCTLYWRIYRETENRARELAALQGSETPGKGGGSSSSSERSQPGAEGSPETPPGRCCRCCRAPRLLQAYSWKEEEEEEEGSMESLTSSEGEEPGSEVVIKMPMVDPEAQAPAKQPPRSSPNTVKRPTRKGRERAGKGQRPRGKEQLAKRKTFSLVKEKKAARTLSAILLAFILTWTPYNIMVLVSTFCKDCVPETLWELGYWLCYVNSTINPMCYALCNKAFRDTFRLLLLCRWDKRRWRKIPKRPGSVRRTPSRQC, from the coding sequence ATGAATACCTCAGCGCCACCCGCCGTCAGCCCCAACATCACCGTCCTGGCACCGGGGAAGGGTCCCTGGCAAGTGGCCTTCATCGGGATCACCACGGGCCTCCTGTCACTGGCCACGGTGACGGGCAACCTGCTGGTACTCATCTCCTTCAAGGTCAACACGGAGCTCAAGACGGTCAACAACTACTTCCTGCTGAGCCTGGCCTGTGCCGACCTCATCATTGGCACCTTCTCCATGAACCTCTACACCACGTATCTGCTCATGGGCCACTGGGCTCTGGGCACGCTGGCCTGCGACCTCTGGCTGGCCCTGGACTACGTGGCCAGCAACGCCTCGGTCATGAACCTGCTGCTCATCAGCTTTGACCGCTACTTCTCCGTGACCCGGCCCCTGAGCTACCGCGCCAAGCGCACACCCCGCCGGGCGGCCCTGATGATCGGCCTGGCCTGGCTGGTTTCTTTCGTCCTCTGGGCCCCAGCCATCCTCTTCTGGCAGTACCTGGTAGGGGAGCGGACGGTGCTGGCCGGGCAGTGCTACATCCAGTTCCTCTCCCAGCCCATCATCACCTTTGGCACAGCCATGGCTGCCTTCTACCTCCCTGTCACGGTCATGTGCACGCTCTACTGGCGCATCTACCGGGAGACAGAGAACCGGGCCCGGGAGCTGGCGGCCCTGCAGGGCTCCGAGACGCCGGGGAAGgggggcggcagcagcagcagctcagaGAGGTCCCAGCCAGGGGCTGAGGGCTCCCCGGAGACCCCCCCAGggcgctgctgccgctgctgccggGCCCCCCGGCTCCTCCAGGCCTACagctggaaggaggaggaggaggaggaggaaggctcCATGGAGTCCCTCACGTCCTCGGAGGGTGAGGAGCCCGGCTCGGAGGTGGTGATCAAGATGCCCATGGTGGACCCCGAGGCGCAGGCCCCCGCCAAGCAGCCGCCCCGGAGCTCCCCGAACACGGTCAAGAGGCCGACCCGGAAGGGGCGTGAGCGGGCGGGCAAGGGCCAGAGGCCCCGTGGGAAGGAACAGCTGGCCAAGCGGAAGACCTTCTCGCTGGTCAAGGAGAAGAAGGCGGCTCGGACCCTCAGCGCCATCCTGCTGGCCTTCATCCTCACCTGGACGCCGTACAACATCATGGTGCTGGTGTCCACCTTCTGCAAGGACTGCGTTCCCGAGACCCTGTGGGAGCTGGGCTACTGGCTGTGCTATGTCAACAGCACCATCAACCCCATGTGCTATGCGCTCTGCAACAAAGCCTTCCGGGACACCTTCCGCCTGTTGCTGCTCTGCCGCTGGGACAAGCGGCGCTGGCGCAAGATCCCCAAGCGCCCCGGCTCTGTGCGCCGCACCCCCTCCCGCCAGTGCTGA